From Salvia splendens isolate huo1 chromosome 3, SspV2, whole genome shotgun sequence, a single genomic window includes:
- the LOC121795024 gene encoding chlorophyll a-b binding protein 7, chloroplastic-like, producing the protein MASACASSAIAAVAFSPSSQKNGSIVGATKASFFGQRKLRASKLTAPLDKRSVAVCAAADPDRPLWFPGSTPPPWLDGSLPGDFGFDPLGLASDPESLKWNQQAELVHCRWAMLGAAGIFIPEFLTKIGILNTPSWYTAGEQEYFTDTTTLFVVELILIGWAEGRRWADILKPGSVNTDPIFPNNKLTGTDVGYPGGLWFDPLGWGTGSPQKLKELRTKEIKNGRLAMLAVMGAWFQHIYTGTGPIDNLFAHLADPGHATIFASFSPK; encoded by the exons ATGGCCTCTGCCTGTGCTTCATCAGCCATTGCTGCTGTTGCCTTCTCCCCAAg CTCACAGAAAAATGGATCAATTGTGGGAGCAACTAAGGCCTCTTTCTTTGGACAAAGAAAGTTGAGAGCCAGCAAGCTTACTGCACCTTTGGACAAAAGATCAGTGGCTGTCTGTGCGGCAGCTGATCCCGACAGACCGTTGTGGTTCCCTGGGAGCACCCCTCCCCCGTGGCTCGATGGCAG CCTTCCCGGAGACTTCGGCTTCGATCCTCTTGGCCTAG CATCTGACCCGGAGAGCTTGAAATGGAACCAGCAGGCGGAGCTCGTCCACTGCAGATGGGCCATGCTGGGTGCTGCCGGCATTTTCATCCCTGAGTTCCTTACGAAGATCGGCATCCTCAACACCCCTTCATGGTACACTGCCGGTGAGCAGGAGTACTTCACTGACACGACGACACTCTTTGTTGTTGAGTTGATTCTCATCGGCTGGGCCGAGGGAAGAAGATGGGCAGACATCCTCAAGCCCGGATCTGTCAACACTGATCCCATATTCCCCAACAACAAGCTTACTGGAACTGATGTTGGCTATCCTGGTGGATTGTGGTTCGACCCACTCGGGTGGGGCACTGGATCACCACAAAAACTGAAGGAGCTGAGAACAAAAGAAATCAAGAACGGAAGGCTGGCAATGTTGGCAGTCATGGGAGCATGGTTTCAACATATCTACACCGGAACAGGACCCATTGATAACCTCTTTGCTCACCTTGCTGATCCTGGCCACGCCACCATATTTGCT TCTTTCAGTCCTAAGTAA